The following are from one region of the Streptomyces fradiae genome:
- a CDS encoding nicotinate phosphoribosyltransferase → MSEVTSTDLYEVTMALSYLREDMRAPATFSLFVRDLPPGRGFLVAAGLEAVLDHLSRYRVGRADIEEFAEVLRRPVADLEPLRGLSFDGEVRAVPEGRLVFAGEPLLEVTAPLPQAQLVETQLLSLVAHQTAVASKAARCVLAGAGRPLVDFSLRRAYGPEAGLRVARLCALVGFAGTSNVAAARRWGIPAAGTMAHSYVQAFPSEEAAFRAFARTHPGPVTFLVDTYDTDRGVATAARVFADLGLGTGCGIRLDSGDLAAQAGRARAALDAAGLAEVRIIASGGLDEYAVDRLVREGAPIDAYAVGTKLGTSADAPYLDMAYKLVEYDGRPVMKLSSAKATAPGPKQVFRGPGLRDVIGLANEEPPEGTEPLLRTVMRGGLRTDPPDTPAAARARFEADLAALPEEARRITDPVPPPPTASTRLTVLTKVVRHRVEAGTGTAGRRPVTE, encoded by the coding sequence ATGTCCGAGGTGACGTCCACCGACCTGTACGAGGTCACCATGGCGCTCTCCTACCTGCGGGAGGACATGCGGGCGCCGGCCACGTTCAGCCTGTTCGTGCGCGACCTGCCGCCCGGCCGGGGCTTCCTGGTCGCGGCGGGCCTCGAAGCGGTCCTGGACCACCTCTCCCGCTACCGGGTGGGCCGCGCCGACATCGAGGAGTTCGCCGAGGTGCTGCGCCGTCCCGTCGCCGATCTGGAGCCCTTGCGGGGTCTCTCCTTCGACGGGGAGGTCCGTGCCGTGCCCGAGGGGCGGCTCGTGTTCGCGGGCGAACCGCTCCTGGAGGTCACCGCGCCGCTGCCCCAGGCGCAGCTCGTCGAGACGCAGCTGCTGTCCCTGGTGGCGCACCAGACGGCGGTCGCGTCCAAGGCGGCGCGGTGCGTGCTCGCCGGTGCCGGGCGGCCGCTGGTGGACTTCTCGCTGCGCCGGGCGTACGGGCCGGAGGCCGGCCTGCGGGTGGCGCGGCTGTGCGCGCTCGTCGGGTTCGCCGGCACCAGCAACGTCGCCGCCGCCCGCCGCTGGGGCATCCCGGCGGCGGGCACGATGGCCCACTCGTACGTCCAGGCCTTCCCGTCCGAGGAGGCGGCGTTCCGGGCCTTCGCCCGCACCCACCCGGGGCCGGTGACCTTCCTCGTCGACACGTACGACACCGATCGCGGGGTGGCGACGGCCGCCCGGGTCTTCGCCGACCTGGGGCTCGGCACCGGCTGCGGGATCCGGCTCGACAGCGGCGACCTGGCGGCGCAGGCCGGCCGGGCACGGGCCGCGCTCGACGCGGCGGGGCTGGCCGAGGTGCGGATCATCGCGAGCGGCGGCCTGGACGAGTACGCCGTCGACCGGCTCGTACGGGAGGGGGCGCCGATCGACGCGTACGCGGTGGGCACCAAGCTGGGCACGTCCGCCGACGCCCCGTACCTGGACATGGCGTACAAGCTCGTCGAGTACGACGGGCGGCCCGTGATGAAGCTGTCCTCGGCGAAGGCGACGGCGCCCGGCCCCAAGCAGGTCTTCCGCGGTCCGGGCCTGCGCGATGTCATCGGCCTGGCGAACGAGGAGCCGCCCGAGGGCACGGAGCCGCTGCTGCGCACGGTGATGCGCGGCGGCCTGCGCACCGACCCGCCGGACACCCCGGCCGCCGCCCGGGCCCGCTTCGAGGCCGATCTCGCCGCGCTCCCGGAGGAGGCCCGCCGCATCACGGACCCGGTGCCTCCGCCGCCCACGGCGTCGACCCGGCTCACGGTCCTGACAAAGGTCGTCCGGCACCGCGTCGAGGCGGGGACGGGCACGGCGGGGCGCCGGCCGGTGACGGAGTGA
- a CDS encoding UdgX family uracil-DNA binding protein (This protein belongs to the uracil DNA glycosylase superfamily, members of which act in excision repair of DNA. However, it belongs more specifically to UdgX branch, whose founding member was found to bind uracil in DNA (where it does not belong), without cleaving it, appears to promote DNA repair by a pathway involving RecA, rather than base excision.), which translates to MDPDPATNTARGGGGTDDGEGAEPYDATPFLPKRGRLPAHRRAAADCRGCPLHREATGTVFGRGAPDARLMLVGEQPGDQEDREGVAFVGPAGRLLSRALRDAGIDEEGIYLTNAVKHFKFRRDEPRKRRIHKPPSLREMKACRPWLEAELRLVSPELVVTLGATAGRSLLGPSFRVGTDRGVPRPLTEIEDGADDGTDDGTDVRVLATVHPSAVLRARDGDRESMYEGLVADLRTAADALEAR; encoded by the coding sequence ATGGACCCGGATCCGGCGACGAACACCGCCCGTGGCGGCGGCGGCACGGACGACGGAGAAGGCGCCGAACCGTACGACGCCACTCCCTTCCTGCCGAAACGCGGCCGTCTCCCCGCGCACCGGCGGGCCGCGGCCGATTGCCGCGGCTGCCCGCTGCACCGGGAGGCGACCGGCACCGTCTTTGGACGCGGCGCCCCGGACGCACGGCTGATGCTGGTCGGGGAGCAGCCCGGTGACCAGGAGGACCGTGAGGGTGTCGCCTTCGTGGGGCCGGCGGGGCGGCTGCTCAGCCGGGCGCTGCGGGATGCGGGGATCGACGAGGAGGGGATCTACCTGACCAACGCGGTCAAGCACTTCAAGTTCCGGCGGGACGAACCACGGAAGCGGCGCATCCACAAGCCGCCCAGCCTGCGCGAGATGAAGGCCTGCCGTCCGTGGTTGGAGGCGGAACTCCGGCTGGTCTCCCCCGAGTTGGTGGTCACCCTCGGCGCCACCGCGGGCCGCTCCCTGCTGGGGCCGTCCTTCCGGGTCGGCACCGACCGTGGAGTGCCGAGGCCGCTGACCGAGATTGAGGACGGCGCGGATGACGGGACGGATGACGGGACGGATGTGCGGGTGCTCGCGACCGTGCATCCGTCGGCCGTGCTGCGGGCGCGGGACGGGGACCGGGAGAGCATGTACGAGGGCCTCGTCGCCGATCTGCGGACCGCGGCGGACGCGCTGGAGGCGCGCTGA
- a CDS encoding universal stress protein, whose amino-acid sequence MTRSIVVGLDGTEQAGAAAVWAADEAELRGAAVRLVHVLVASPDALVPFVSREPVESWGEELLTRTATALRERRPGLPVTTALLPGDAVPGLVTAADDADLLVLGSRALGAVAGYFLGSVGMTVAGLVERPVVLVREGDPPGPLDGPVSVGVDLREPADGLLGFAFDEAARRRGPLHVTYARRSAPPELQRTLDDLLLPWRAKYPEVPVTARVVPASAGPELVRAAADASLAVIGRRIRRSPLSTHIGSVAHAVLHHSRAPVVLVPHE is encoded by the coding sequence GTGACGCGGAGCATCGTGGTCGGCCTGGACGGTACGGAGCAGGCGGGCGCCGCCGCCGTATGGGCGGCGGACGAGGCGGAGCTGCGCGGTGCGGCGGTGCGCCTGGTGCATGTGCTGGTGGCGTCGCCGGACGCCCTGGTCCCCTTCGTGTCGCGGGAGCCCGTCGAGTCCTGGGGCGAGGAGCTGCTCACCCGTACGGCGACGGCCCTGCGGGAGCGCCGGCCGGGGCTGCCGGTGACGACCGCGCTGCTGCCCGGCGACGCCGTGCCCGGCCTGGTCACGGCCGCCGACGACGCCGACCTGCTGGTCCTGGGCTCGCGCGCGCTGGGCGCCGTGGCCGGCTACTTCCTCGGCTCGGTCGGCATGACGGTCGCGGGCCTGGTCGAACGGCCCGTCGTCCTGGTCCGCGAAGGGGACCCGCCGGGCCCTCTCGACGGCCCCGTCTCGGTCGGCGTGGACCTGCGTGAACCGGCCGACGGTCTCCTGGGGTTCGCCTTCGACGAGGCCGCCCGCCGCCGGGGTCCGCTGCACGTGACGTACGCCCGCCGGTCCGCACCCCCCGAGCTGCAGCGCACCCTCGACGACCTGCTGCTCCCCTGGCGCGCGAAGTACCCGGAGGTCCCCGTCACCGCCCGCGTGGTGCCCGCCTCGGCCGGCCCCGAACTCGTCCGTGCCGCCGCCGACGCCTCCCTCGCGGTCATCGGCCGCCGCATCCGCCGCTCCCCGCTGAGCACCCACATCGGCAGCGTGGCCCATGCGGTCCTGCACCACAGCCGGGCACCGGTGGTCCTCGTGCCGCACGAGTGA
- a CDS encoding universal stress protein, translating to MGSPLVTAPVVVGVDGSRVSLAALDWAADEAARHGRPLRVVHASLWERYEGVEPAGSAHRPSGQVLAETVVASAADRARLRSPAVTVTADVLAEDPASALLREGREAALLVVGAQGRGAFADLLLGSVGLVVAARSTGPVVVVRGDPYALEGRHGRVLLGIGEHDVDSPAVRFAFREAAVRGAELDVVRVWRRRGHEAAGHPLLTGEGGAQAEHEASDLLDKTLDAAAGEHPDVRLRRTTAEGHAHRVLTERSAAVDLLVVGARRRDGLVGLELGRVAHRALHHAACPVAVVPQRRPSPPEEEP from the coding sequence ATGGGATCCCCCCTGGTGACAGCACCCGTGGTGGTGGGAGTCGACGGTTCCCGGGTCAGTCTCGCGGCCCTCGACTGGGCCGCCGACGAGGCCGCGCGCCACGGGCGGCCGCTGCGGGTCGTCCACGCCTCGCTCTGGGAGCGGTACGAGGGCGTCGAGCCGGCCGGGTCCGCGCACCGCCCCTCCGGGCAGGTGCTGGCCGAGACCGTCGTCGCCTCCGCCGCCGACCGCGCCCGCCTCCGCTCGCCCGCCGTCACCGTCACCGCCGACGTGCTCGCCGAGGACCCGGCGAGCGCCCTGCTCCGGGAGGGCCGGGAGGCGGCGCTCCTCGTCGTCGGCGCCCAGGGACGCGGCGCGTTCGCGGACCTGCTCCTCGGCTCGGTCGGCCTCGTCGTGGCGGCCCGCTCGACCGGGCCGGTCGTCGTCGTCCGCGGCGACCCGTACGCCCTGGAGGGCCGGCACGGACGCGTGCTGCTCGGCATCGGCGAACACGACGTGGACTCGCCGGCCGTGCGGTTCGCCTTCCGGGAGGCTGCCGTACGCGGCGCCGAGCTGGATGTCGTACGCGTCTGGCGGCGCCGGGGCCACGAAGCGGCCGGTCACCCGCTGCTGACCGGCGAGGGCGGGGCGCAGGCCGAGCACGAGGCCTCCGACCTGCTCGACAAGACCCTCGACGCCGCGGCCGGGGAACACCCGGACGTCCGGCTGCGCCGCACCACGGCCGAAGGCCACGCCCACCGCGTCCTCACCGAACGGTCCGCCGCCGTCGACCTGCTGGTCGTCGGCGCGCGCCGCCGGGACGGACTCGTCGGTCTGGAACTCGGCAGGGTCGCCCACCGCGCCCTGCACCACGCGGCGTGCCCCGTCGCCGTCGTGCCGCAGCGGCGCCCGAGCCCTCCGGAGGAGGAGCCATGA
- a CDS encoding universal stress protein has translation MSSARETDGGHPGRPERPGRPELGNVVVGVDGSPAARTAALWAAAEAARRGRALHLVHAADTDRRALFADAETIQSVREVGRDLLIRTAEAVWERYPGLSLTSELGRQEPVAGLLAAAGRHGTIVVGHRGLGGFATLMLGSVGLGVAARADVPVIVVRGEDERPETGTVLAAVNGSSDLGWLLLAAAEAEARKASLRLLSGWNVFAHVGSVATMLDDLDGTARRRVRDAKELADRVRRAHPGLNVEQHVETGTSTPGILIEASRGADLLVMGRGRRPLGLGPALGRVAHSLIHHAHCPVEVVPHTFTAPGTDADADDAADDAADPDAP, from the coding sequence ATGAGCAGCGCCAGGGAGACGGACGGCGGGCACCCCGGCCGGCCCGAGCGCCCCGGCCGCCCCGAGCTCGGCAACGTCGTCGTGGGCGTCGACGGCTCTCCCGCCGCCCGCACCGCCGCGCTCTGGGCCGCCGCCGAAGCCGCCCGCCGCGGCCGCGCCCTGCACCTGGTCCACGCCGCCGACACCGACCGGCGCGCCCTGTTCGCCGACGCCGAGACCATCCAGTCGGTCCGCGAGGTCGGCCGCGACCTGCTGATCCGCACCGCGGAGGCGGTGTGGGAACGCTACCCCGGCCTCTCCCTGACCAGCGAGCTCGGCCGCCAGGAGCCGGTCGCCGGGCTGCTCGCCGCCGCCGGGCGGCACGGCACGATCGTCGTCGGCCACCGCGGGCTCGGCGGATTCGCCACCCTGATGCTCGGCTCGGTCGGCCTGGGCGTGGCGGCCCGCGCCGACGTGCCCGTGATCGTCGTACGCGGGGAGGACGAGCGCCCCGAGACCGGCACGGTCCTCGCGGCCGTGAACGGCTCCTCGGACCTCGGCTGGCTGCTGCTCGCCGCCGCCGAGGCGGAGGCCCGCAAGGCGTCCCTGCGGCTGCTGAGCGGCTGGAACGTGTTCGCCCACGTCGGCAGCGTGGCGACGATGCTGGACGACCTCGACGGCACCGCCCGGCGCAGGGTGCGGGACGCCAAGGAACTGGCCGACCGCGTCCGGCGGGCCCACCCGGGCCTGAACGTCGAACAGCACGTGGAGACGGGCACGAGCACCCCGGGCATCCTGATCGAGGCGAGCCGCGGCGCCGACCTCCTGGTGATGGGCCGCGGCCGCCGGCCGCTCGGCCTCGGGCCGGCCCTGGGACGGGTCGCCCACTCACTGATCCACCACGCCCACTGCCCGGTCGAGGTCGTCCCGCACACCTTCACGGCCCCAGGCACTGATGCCGACGCCGACGACGCTGCCGACGACGCCGCGGACCCGGACGCTCCGTAG
- a CDS encoding MBL fold metallo-hydrolase RNA specificity domain-containing protein → MPTEAPNPAPTGVAAGAGADSGADSGSAPRPALLSFLGGVGTVTGSKFLVESDRARILVDCGLFQGFAKLRRRNWERFARDAADIDAVVVTHAHLDHCGYLPRLVRQGFRGPILTSPHTARLAGIVLRDSARLQMEAARHANEHGWSKHRPAKPLYDDGDVDKTLAFFDPVPVGADVEITGGNRLTLHHAGHILGSAWARFTLEDGHSLAVSGDLGRPGHPLLLPPEPFSGADVLLMESTYGDRRHDQESGRSAFADVVARTVARGGTVVVPAFAIDRTEVVLHELTRLRETGVLPRSIPVYVDSPMALAALDVYRDAVRERSPELRPEILAAGEAALSPAPFLAARTVQESIEINSVPGPAVIVSSAGMATGGRVLHHLRRLLPDPRNSVVVVGFAAAGSRARDLVDGARALKMFGQYVPVRAEVADVPHFSAHADAEQILGWLRGAPAPHTTYLVHGEPAASEALRERVDRELGWTAVVPRSGEAVLIR, encoded by the coding sequence ATGCCCACCGAAGCCCCGAACCCCGCCCCCACCGGAGTCGCTGCCGGCGCCGGAGCCGACTCCGGCGCCGACTCCGGCAGCGCGCCGCGCCCCGCCCTGCTCAGCTTCCTGGGCGGGGTGGGCACGGTCACCGGCAGCAAGTTCCTGGTGGAGAGCGACCGGGCGCGGATCCTCGTCGACTGCGGACTCTTCCAGGGCTTCGCGAAGCTGCGCCGGCGCAACTGGGAGCGGTTCGCGCGCGACGCCGCCGACATCGACGCCGTGGTCGTCACCCATGCGCACCTGGACCACTGCGGCTATCTGCCCCGACTCGTCCGGCAGGGCTTCCGCGGGCCGATCCTCACCAGCCCGCACACCGCACGCCTCGCCGGGATCGTGCTGCGCGACAGCGCCCGGCTGCAGATGGAGGCGGCCCGGCACGCCAACGAGCACGGCTGGTCCAAGCACCGCCCGGCGAAGCCGCTGTACGACGACGGCGACGTCGACAAGACGCTGGCCTTCTTCGACCCGGTCCCGGTCGGCGCGGACGTGGAGATCACGGGCGGCAACCGGCTGACGCTGCACCACGCCGGCCACATCCTCGGCTCGGCCTGGGCCCGGTTCACCCTGGAGGACGGGCACAGCCTCGCCGTGTCCGGGGACCTCGGGCGTCCGGGGCATCCGCTGCTGCTGCCGCCGGAGCCGTTCTCGGGCGCGGACGTGCTGCTGATGGAGTCGACGTACGGCGACCGGCGCCACGACCAGGAGTCGGGGCGCTCGGCCTTCGCGGACGTCGTCGCCCGTACGGTGGCGCGGGGCGGCACCGTCGTCGTACCGGCCTTCGCGATCGACCGGACCGAGGTGGTCCTGCACGAGCTGACCCGACTGCGCGAGACGGGCGTGCTGCCCCGCTCCATACCGGTGTACGTCGACAGTCCGATGGCCCTGGCCGCGCTCGACGTCTACCGGGACGCGGTGCGCGAGCGGTCCCCGGAACTGCGGCCGGAGATCCTGGCCGCGGGCGAGGCGGCGCTGAGTCCGGCCCCGTTCCTCGCCGCGCGGACGGTCCAGGAGTCCATCGAGATCAACAGCGTGCCCGGCCCCGCGGTCATCGTCTCCTCGGCCGGCATGGCCACCGGCGGACGCGTCCTGCACCATCTGCGCAGGCTCCTCCCCGACCCCCGCAACTCCGTCGTCGTGGTGGGCTTCGCCGCGGCCGGCAGCCGGGCGCGGGACCTGGTGGACGGGGCGCGGGCGCTGAAGATGTTCGGCCAGTACGTGCCGGTGCGCGCCGAGGTCGCCGACGTGCCGCACTTCTCCGCGCACGCCGACGCCGAACAGATCCTCGGCTGGCTGCGCGGCGCGCCCGCCCCGCACACCACCTATCTCGTGCACGGCGAGCCGGCCGCCTCCGAGGCGCTGCGCGAGCGCGTCGACCGCGAGCTGGGCTGGACGGCCGTCGTGCCGCGCTCCGGGGAGGCGGTCCTGATCCGCTGA
- a CDS encoding four-helix bundle copper-binding protein gives METAVRGMLNIHPVGPIAPDDADALGRCIEHCMACAQACAACADACLAETELRDLAGCVVRDLDCADLCTATAAVVTRRTARNGDVTRSVLLACRTACAACAAECERHGDRHEHCRICAEACRACEQACADLLELPDPVG, from the coding sequence ATGGAGACCGCCGTTCGCGGCATGCTGAACATCCATCCCGTCGGCCCCATCGCCCCGGACGACGCCGACGCGCTGGGCCGGTGCATCGAGCACTGCATGGCCTGCGCCCAGGCGTGTGCGGCCTGCGCGGACGCCTGCCTCGCCGAGACCGAGCTCCGCGATCTGGCGGGCTGCGTGGTCAGGGATCTGGACTGCGCGGACCTGTGTACGGCCACGGCGGCCGTCGTGACCCGGCGCACCGCCCGGAACGGCGACGTCACCCGGTCCGTCCTCCTCGCCTGCCGTACCGCGTGCGCCGCGTGCGCCGCCGAGTGCGAGCGGCACGGGGACCGGCACGAGCACTGCCGGATCTGCGCGGAGGCCTGCCGGGCCTGCGAACAGGCCTGCGCGGACCTCCTTGAGCTGCCGGATCCCGTCGGCTGA
- a CDS encoding CBS domain-containing protein, with protein MTTQPFTVADVMTRKVVAVQSDADFKEIVTAMERWKITAVPVLAGEGRVVGIVSEADLLLKEEFRDHRLGLVEQLHRLEATAKAGSRRAEDLMTSPAVTVDPGASLPRAARLMAAHHVKRLPVVDEHGALLGIVSRSDLLKVFLRPDQDLVAEVRRDVVDHLFPLSRDRVAVRVDAGVVTLSGEVRDGALIPMAARLARAVEGVVDVRCELTARPGA; from the coding sequence ATGACCACGCAGCCGTTCACCGTGGCCGACGTGATGACCCGGAAGGTCGTCGCCGTGCAGTCGGACGCGGACTTCAAGGAGATCGTGACCGCCATGGAGCGGTGGAAGATCACCGCCGTGCCCGTCCTCGCGGGCGAGGGCCGGGTCGTCGGCATCGTCTCGGAGGCGGATCTGCTCCTGAAGGAGGAGTTCCGCGACCACCGCCTCGGCCTCGTCGAGCAGTTGCACCGCCTTGAGGCGACCGCCAAGGCCGGATCGCGCCGGGCGGAGGACCTGATGACCTCCCCCGCGGTCACCGTGGACCCCGGGGCCTCGCTCCCCCGGGCCGCCCGGCTGATGGCCGCCCACCATGTGAAGCGGCTGCCGGTCGTCGACGAGCACGGCGCGCTCCTGGGCATCGTGAGCCGCTCCGACCTGCTCAAGGTGTTCCTGCGGCCGGACCAGGACCTCGTCGCGGAGGTGCGCCGGGACGTCGTCGACCACCTCTTCCCGCTCTCCCGCGACCGGGTCGCGGTGCGGGTCGACGCGGGCGTCGTCACCCTCTCCGGGGAGGTCCGCGACGGCGCGCTCATCCCCATGGCGGCGCGGCTCGCCCGGGCGGTGGAGGGTGTGGTGGACGTCCGGTGCGAGCTCACCGCGCGCCCCGGAGCGTAG